In the Sebastes fasciatus isolate fSebFas1 chromosome 20, fSebFas1.pri, whole genome shotgun sequence genome, one interval contains:
- the arf2b gene encoding ARF GTPase 2b, which yields MGNVFATLFKGLFGKKEMRILMVGLDAAGKTTILYKLKLGEIVTTIPTIGFNVETVEYKNISFTVWDVGGQDKIRPLWRHYFQNTQGLIFVVDSNDRERVNEAREELSRMLAEDELRDAVLLVFANKQDLPNAMNAAEITDKLGLHALRQRSWYIQATCATSGDGLYEGLDWLSNQLKNQK from the exons ATGGGGAATGTATTTGCAACCTTATTCAAAGGCCTGTTTGGCAAAAAGGAGATGAGGATTCTTATGGTTGGGCTTGATGCTGCTGGAAAAACAACCATCCTATATAAACTCAAGCTCGGAGAGATAGTCACCACCATTCCCACCATTG GTTTTAACGTTGAAACTGTAGAATACAAGAACATCAGCTTCACAGTGTGGGATGTGGGCGGTCAGGACAAAATCAGGCCGCTGTGGCGCCACTACTTCCAGAACACTCAAG gGCTTATCTTTGTGGTGGACAGCAACGACAGGGAGAGAGTGAACGAGGCGAGGGAGGAGTTGTCCAGAATGCTCGCTGAGGACGAACTCAGAGACGCCGTTCTGCTCGTTTTTGCAAATAAACAG GATCTCCCCAACGCTATGAACGCTGCAGAGATCACAGACAAGCTGGGCTTGCACGCCCTTCGCCAGCGCAGCTGGTACATCCAGGCCACCTGCGCCACCAGCGGCGACGGCTTGTATGAGGGCCTGGATTGGCTCTCCAACCAGCTGAAGAACCAGAAATGA